Genomic window (uncultured Methanobrevibacter sp.):
TGATATTGTGGATTACGGTGCTTTTGTAAGAATTGGACCTATGGACGGTTTAATTCATGTTTCACAAGTTACTGATGATTATATTAATTATGACGCTAAAAGAGGTGCATTAATAGCAAAAGAATCTAACAAAACTCTTGATGAAGGAGATTTAGTTAGAGCTAGAGCAGTTAGTGTTTCCATTAAGGATGAATCTACCAATAACATCGACAATAACAGGAATTCTAAAATTCCTCTTACAATGAGACAAAATAATTTAGGTAGATTTGAGTGGATTGAAGAAGCTAAACAAAAAAGTAAGAAGGCTTAATTATGAAAGCATGTACAGTTTGTAAAATGATTTCAAGCAAAGACCATTGTCCTAGTTGTGGAAACCCTACTTCAGATAACTGGAGTGGTCTTTTGATTATAACTGATCCTGAAGAATCTAAAATTGCTAAAGAATTAAATATTGAAATTCCTGGCGAATATTGTTTAAGGGTAAGATAGGTGTAAATGTGTTACAATTAGATACAGAAAATAAAGATATAATTGCTGAACTTAAACAGCCTTTAGGTAAATTATATCCTGACTTTGAAGATGCTATTGATGAGATTAAATCTTCCGAGTTTCTGATTTCTGTTGGCGATGCAACTTTTGCTAATCTTACTAAATACAAATTATATCCCAATATTGGTATTATTGATAATTTAATTCAAAGAAAAAATCATACTCATGAAATTATACTTGCAGATCACATTTTAAAAGCAGATAATCCTGCCGGATACCTTACGGATGATCTATGGGAAACCATAGGCCAAGCTCTTGAATTATCTAACAAAGGTGAATGTTATGTAATTGAAGTAGCAGGGGAAGAAGATCTTGCAGTTCTTCCTTGCATCCTGATGGCTGGTCCGGAAACTACCATTTTATATGGTCAGCCTAATGAGGGATTAGTTGTTTTAAAAGCTGGTGATTTAAAAAATAAAGCTCAAAAGCTTATTGACGGATTTATTGAAATAAACGAATGAGGTTTTATCATGGAAATCGAATTTATTGAAGAAAAAGAAAATAAATTATTTAACAGAAAAGAAATTAAATTTTATGTTGATTACGATGGTGAAGCAACTCCTAAAGCTTTAGATATCAAATCTAAATTAGTTGCTTTATTAAACACCAAAAAAGAGTTACTCGTTGTTGACAATGTACAACCACATTACGGTGAACCTAAAGCATTAGGTTATGCTAAAGTTTACGACACTGTGGACGATTTAAAATACATTGAAACCGAACACGTAATCGCTAAGAATACTGAACCGGAAGAAGAACCAGAAGAAGAAGCAGAAGCAGAAGAATAGGTGATTTTAATGGTTAAAAAATCTGATTTATATGAAGTAGATGGAGACAAAATTGTAAGAAAAAATCAAATTTGTCCACGTTGTGGTGAAGGTGTATTCATGGCTGACCACGGTGACAGAGTCGCTTGCGGTAAATGCGGATACACTGAAATGAAAAAATAGATTTTTTTAAATCTATATTTCTTTTTTTTATTTATTTTCAATACTTAATTTATTTTTTAGAGGGATTTTTTTGGATAATATCAGAAATGGCCGTTTTAAAACTGGAATGACTGATGAAGCAGCTGAATATACTTCATCTTTTGATGCAGACAGATATCTTTTTGAAGCGGATATTAAAACTAATTTTGCACATACTTCAATGTTAAAGCATGAAGGTATTGTTGATGAGGAAATTGCGGATAAAATTTTATGCGCTCTTGATAATCTTAAGGAAGAAGGTTTTGATGCTTTAGTATTTGATCCTTCTGTTGAAGATGTTCATATGGCTATTGAGAATTATGTGACTTCAAAAATAGGTCCTGAAGCCGGATTTATGCACACAGCCAAATCACGTAACGACCAGGTTGCATGTGATGTTAGACTTGTTTTACGTGAAATGATTGAGGAAATCCAAATCGGTATTTTGGAATTCATTGAGGGCATTGTTGAAATGGCCGGTGAACACCTTGAGGATGTTTTCATAGGATTTACTCACCTGCAGCATGCTCAACCGATTACCATCGCTCATCATCTGATGGCTCATGTTCAGGCATTAAAAAGGGATTATGAACGTTTGGAAGATACTTATAAACGTGTTAATTTGAATCCTTTAGGTTCTGCCGCAATGGCAACAACCAGTTTTCCAATTAATAGGCAATTAACTACAGATTTACTTGGTTTTGATGCTTATCTCGAAAATTCAATGGATGGAGTTTCAGCTAGGGATTTTATTTCTGAAACCGTTTTCGATTTAGTGTCTTTATCCTCAACATTGGCTAAAATCTGTGAGGAATTGGTATTGTGGAGCACTTATGAGTTTGGTGTTATTGAAATGGCTGATGAATATTCATCCACTTCTTCTATTATGCCTCAAAAGAAAAACCCTGATGTTGCTGAACTTGCCCGTGGTAAGACCAGTATTGCCACAGGTGAATTGGTTACCATTTTAACAATCATGAAGGCTATTCCATACACTTACAATAGGGATTTGCAGGAAATCACTCCTCATTTATGGAATGCTGTTAATGTTACTCGTGACACATTGTCCATTGTAACAAAAATGCTGTTGTCTGTTGAATTCA
Coding sequences:
- a CDS encoding DNA-directed RNA polymerase, whose translation is MYYRTKIEDTVRIPPYRFENPLEEVAIQTLNETYEGRLDKKLGLLICVNAIDDISEGRLIMGDGASYHNVVFEAIFFKPEQHEIFDGEVIDIVDYGAFVRIGPMDGLIHVSQVTDDYINYDAKRGALIAKESNKTLDEGDLVRARAVSVSIKDESTNNIDNNRNSKIPLTMRQNNLGRFEWIEEAKQKSKKA
- the spt4 gene encoding transcription elongation factor subunit Spt4 — protein: MKACTVCKMISSKDHCPSCGNPTSDNWSGLLIITDPEESKIAKELNIEIPGEYCLRVR
- a CDS encoding GTP-dependent dephospho-CoA kinase family protein, which encodes MLQLDTENKDIIAELKQPLGKLYPDFEDAIDEIKSSEFLISVGDATFANLTKYKLYPNIGIIDNLIQRKNHTHEIILADHILKADNPAGYLTDDLWETIGQALELSNKGECYVIEVAGEEDLAVLPCILMAGPETTILYGQPNEGLVVLKAGDLKNKAQKLIDGFIEINE
- a CDS encoding 30S ribosomal protein S24e; translation: MEIEFIEEKENKLFNRKEIKFYVDYDGEATPKALDIKSKLVALLNTKKELLVVDNVQPHYGEPKALGYAKVYDTVDDLKYIETEHVIAKNTEPEEEPEEEAEAEE
- a CDS encoding 30S ribosomal protein S27ae codes for the protein MVKKSDLYEVDGDKIVRKNQICPRCGEGVFMADHGDRVACGKCGYTEMKK
- the argH gene encoding argininosuccinate lyase, encoding MDNIRNGRFKTGMTDEAAEYTSSFDADRYLFEADIKTNFAHTSMLKHEGIVDEEIADKILCALDNLKEEGFDALVFDPSVEDVHMAIENYVTSKIGPEAGFMHTAKSRNDQVACDVRLVLREMIEEIQIGILEFIEGIVEMAGEHLEDVFIGFTHLQHAQPITIAHHLMAHVQALKRDYERLEDTYKRVNLNPLGSAAMATTSFPINRQLTTDLLGFDAYLENSMDGVSARDFISETVFDLVSLSSTLAKICEELVLWSTYEFGVIEMADEYSSTSSIMPQKKNPDVAELARGKTSIATGELVTILTIMKAIPYTYNRDLQEITPHLWNAVNVTRDTLSIVTKMLLSVEFNVERCAELAGKNFATATDLADIMVREKSIPFRTAHKIVGRIVNEATANNMVEEDITSKFIDDIAVELGFDELNLADDLIQRALNPAENVRIRAVPGGPAPKMVEIARNNIKDFLNVEFEKKGI